In Jaculus jaculus isolate mJacJac1 chromosome 2, mJacJac1.mat.Y.cur, whole genome shotgun sequence, the genomic window GTTCACCCCAGAGCCTTGTCTTTCTCGATCTGGTCAGCTTGGTTGCCTTATACCTAACTGCAagccctcttctccttctccagtgTTCCTGTGTCATTGTTTTAACTCTAACATTTACTTTGACCATTTCATGCCCAAggcaagaacaaaaaacaaaactgggctcgagagattgcttagagatgaagacgcttgcctatgaagcctaagaacccaggttctattccccagtacccatacaagccagatacacaaagtggcacatgcatctaggctttctttgcagtggctagaattctctgtctctatctgcctctctctctctctctctctctctctctctctctctctctctctctctccctccctccctcccttcctccctccctccctccaataaataaatagattaaaaaaaattttcagaagGCTGTAGGAACCTATGAAACATGTATATTATTTGCTTTCTTTGAGGAAAATGCATAGATTAATCAAAGGACAATAAAAAAGGTTTTAATAAGTGAAATTATTTCTTATGCCCTCTTAATCCATGCCAGCCTGTGATCAAAGCCAGTAGGGATAATGGCCTTTGTAAACCATTATTTCCAAAAGAGAAAGGCTAAGCACACTCACAAATTGTAAACAAGGTTGCCATGTTTTTCTTGTTTGAATTGGAGCCTTCCATTTGCAGTGAAGGTGGCACAAAAGAAGACTGTCCGGAGAGACATCTACATGACCTGTCCCCATAGCAACCTCCTGGGTGATAGAGGAGACAGCCACCGGTTCTAGGCTGAGGCCAACTTCATGCAGGGAAACAGATGCTAGGGAGGCGAGGTTATGTGAGGTAGAGAGTGCCACGCTTACAGAGTTGGTGCTCATAGCCAAAGTGTGGATGGAGTCACTGAGGGCACTGCCAGACATGTCGCTGACCCGACTTGCAATGTGGTCTGCCTCCATGACCACAGGAAGCTCCAGGCCACTCCCATGAATGGGAATCACACCACCACGTCCTACAGTGTCTGCTGGAACGCTGTTGCTCACAGAATCCTCGGAGAGAGATTCATGACTTCCGGAGCCATTTGAGATCTGGGAATGCTCGCCTGCAACGCCATTCATTGTAAGCTCCTCTGCCATTCCATCTGTAGAGATGGGGCTGGTAACCCTAGAAACGTTCTCCATAGTGATGGTTGTGTCCAATGCCACTTCATGGCCATCGTTAGGATGAAGACTTTGGGCACCATGAATATTCAGAGAACGAGAGTCTACTGAAACAATGCCTAGTTCTAATTCAACATTTCCATTGGACTGATAAGGATCTAGCGCGGAAGGGTTGTTGGTGATAGATAACGCAGTATTACTATCAACATTTATAGAGTTGGGGTGGATGTACTGAGGTGGTGGTCTGTCAGCTAAATAAGATTAAATGTCTGTGATGCATCTGCTTGGGACGAAGAGTCAGAGAAGAGCGCCCAGGTGACCGTGTCCGGGATCGGGCGTCAGGGTTGGCCTTCCGCCGTCACGTGTCACCACGTCTTGCTCACAAACGCTGCACGAGCACGTCCTcccgtttttctttttctttaggggCCACCCAACTTGTCCCGAGGGCCGGTGGCCGCGCACCCCTCCGCGGGATGGGGCTAGGGAGAAGGGGACGCCCGAGGCTCTCCTCCTTCCCCAAGCAGTGGGAGCGCAGGCTGCCCAACCCTCCGGGGCGCGTTTCCGGCTCCACAGCACTccgataaaatatttttttaaaaagacaaaacgaGCCACGCGGGGACAAGGGAACAGCAAGCGCCTCCAAAAATACGCAGGGCACAGAGACGCCCCCTTTTCCTGCCTTGGAAGGAGTACCGTTATGAACAGGAGAACCCCAGGGCGCTTGGGCAGAAGAGTACCATTGCAGCAACACAAGGTGACTTGGGAAGACGCGTGTTCTTAGGGTCCCAAGTTAAGGGATTTATCCCAAGGAGAATCTGAAGGGGACTTTATGCTCACGTGTAGCTTCCCACCACCCGTTCTTTGCTTCCTTTcatctttcacttcttttctttccGCCCAAAAAACAGTTGAAATGAGAACATGAGgaatttcctctccttttcctgaTGAGGTCAAcctgtggttttgattttttccAGCTTGGTGGCTTgcgcctttatttatttatttatttattgagaaaaagaggggagagagagagaatgggtacgccaggaccttagccactacaaaggaattccagctTCATGCACCAGATACAGATACcatacgtgagtactggggaatcaaacctgggtccttaggctttgcaggcaagcaccttaatcactaagccatctctccaacacaaaagTTGGTCTCACTTCTGATGCTAACATGGGACAGACTGGGTGAGaactctgttgttgttgtttttcaaggtagggtctcactctaacccaagctgatctggaattcactatgtagtctcatgttggcctggaattcacagatcctcctacctctgcctccaactgCTAGGAATAAAGTAGTATACCACCACTCccaaaatgtttgttttaattcacatAACCTGTTTTAAACAATACTTTatatatgagagggagagaacaagagagggaacgggcatgccaggacttctagccactgcaaacaaatttcaaagaCATGTGCCgtcttatgcatgtggctttacctggAAATCAAACTCCATTCCTCAGGCTtttcgggcaaatgccttaacacagTGAGCCATCGTTCCATCCCCTGCCTCTCCCTGCTCCCTGCTTGTGTTCACTGCTCAAGATGAAAGGAAGCAGTGGTAGAAAATCTGTGTGCTCTTTATCAAGCAAAGCAATAAACATTGTATATATGGCCCATAGTACCTGTTAAGTCAGTGTAATTTAGTAATTGTTATTTAAGGATCTAATGCATGGTTGCTGAAATAGAGAGTGCTTTCCCCTGTAGTAGTTTCTATTCTATTAAGTTATCATGAAGTAGAGTAACTGCTGAAGTACAGGTGTTGAAGTGTTAATAACTTTTCCCTTGCTCCTTAGTTAGAAGATGAAACGAGGGTGTAACTCAGGTGCAAAgcccttgcctagtatgcacaaggccctgggctcaatctccAGAAACCCTTTTccaaaaaggtaaaagaaaaacaaagtaaaaatgaaCTGCATGAAAATGGGTAAATTTTACCGAAGAATGATCTGGTTT contains:
- the LOC101602278 gene encoding PR domain zinc finger protein 4-like; protein product: LADRPPPQYIHPNSINVDSNTALSITNNPSALDPYQSNGNVELELGIVSVDSRSLNIHGAQSLHPNDGHEVALDTTITMENVSRVTSPISTDGMAEELTMNGVAGEHSQISNGSGSHESLSEDSVSNSVPADTVGRGGVIPIHGSGLELPVVMEADHIASRVSDMSGSALSDSIHTLAMSTNSVSVALSTSHNLASLASVSLHEVGLSLEPVAVSSITQEVAMGTGHVDVSPDSLLLCHLHCKWKAPIQTRKTWQPCLQFVSVLSLSLLEIMVYKGHYPYWL